A region from the Vicia villosa cultivar HV-30 ecotype Madison, WI linkage group LG3, Vvil1.0, whole genome shotgun sequence genome encodes:
- the LOC131655358 gene encoding aspartyl protease AED3-like yields the protein MSTKLATIFILCYVFHICKSNSIDPCPSQQDDSDLKVFPMYGKCSPINPPKTMSWDDRVINMASKDFDRVNFLSKLIAKQPTSSASAPIAPGQNFNINNYVVRVKIGTPGQLLFIVLDTSTDEAFVPSSDCTGCSATKFSPKSSTSYVPLNCSSLQCSQARGRSCSLTGSDVCSFNQSYADSSFSATLAQDSVTLDGNVIIPNFSFGSINAISGASIPAQGLLGLGRGPLSLLSQTMSTFSGVFSYCLPSFKSHYFSGSLKLGPVDQPQTIRTTPLLSNPRRPSLYYINLTGISVGSVNVPIPNNLLAFDPKTGAGSIIDSGTVITRFVEPVYNATRDEFRKQVKGPFSSLGAYDTCFPETSETTAPAITLHFQDLDLKLPLENGLIHSTSEPLICLAMAAAPRNVDSVLNVIANYQQQNLRILFDTVNNKVGIARELCN from the exons ATGAGCACTAAATTGGCTACAATCTTTATACTTTGCTATGTATTTCACATATGCAAAAGCAACTCCATTGATCCATGTCCATCTCAACAAGATGACTCTGATCTTAAGGTATTTCCCATGTATGGGAAATGCTCACCAATCAACCCACCAAAAACAATGTCATGGGATGACAGAGTCATAAACATGGCCTCCAAAGATTTTGACCGAGTTAACTTCCTATCAAAATTAATAGCCAAACAACCCACCTCTTCAGCTTCAGCACCAATCGCTCCGGGCCAAAATTTCAACATCAACAACTACGTTGTTCGTGTCAAAATCGGAACACCTGGTCAACTCCTCTTCATCGTTCTTGACACAAGTACCGACGAGGCTTTTGTCCCTTCTTCCGACTGCACTGGTTGCTCTGCAACAAAATTCTCTCCAAAATCCTCCACCAGTTACGTCCCATTGAACTGTTCCTCTCTACAATGTAGTCAAGCCCGTGGGCGTTCATGCTCACTCACGGGCTCTGATGTGTGTTCCTTCAACCAATCTTACGCAGATTCTTCTTTCTCTGCTACACTCGCTCAAGATTCGGTTACATTAGATGGAAATGTTATTATTCCTAATTTCTCTTTTGGAAGCATTAATGCTATCTCCGGTGCCTCAATTCCAGCTCAAGGGCTTTTGGGCTTGGGCCGTGGCCCGTTATCTTTATTATCTCAGACCATGTCAACTTTCTCCGGTGTGTTTTCTTATTGTCTACCGAGTTTTAAATCTCACTATTTTTCCGGGTCACTTAAACTCGGACCAGTGGATCAGCCCCAAACCATTCGAACAACACCTCTTCTTAGCAATCCTCGTCGTCCGTCTCTTTACTATATCAACTTAACTGGAATTAGTGTGGGTAGTGTGAATGTCCCTATACCCAACAATCTTCTAGCATTTGATCCGAAAACAGGAGCTGGATCGATAATCGATTCAGGTACGGTTATAACCCGCTTTGTGGAACCGGTTTACAATGCAACAAGAGATGAGTTTAGGAAACAAGTGAAAGGACCATTTTCGAGCTTAGGAGCATACGATACATG TTTTCCGGAAACATCTGAAACAACGGCACCTGCTATTACGTTGCATTTCCAGGATTTGGATCTGAAGTTGCCACTAGAGAATGGTTTAATTCATAGTACTTCGGAGCCGTTGATATGTCTTGCAATGGCGGCTGCACCGAGGAATGTGGATTCTGTGTTGAATGTGATTGCTAATTATCAACAACAGAATTTGAGGATTTTGTTTGATACAGTAAACAATAAGGTTGGCATTGCGCGCGAGCTTTGTAACTAG
- the LOC131660919 gene encoding aspartyl protease AED3-like, which translates to MQNQFINNLKSTTMNLKLVITLTICYVIYICKSNAIDPCASQPDNSDLNVIPMYGKCSPFNPPKTDSWDNRIINMASKDPARMSYLSTLVAQKTASSTPIASGQAFNIGNYVVRVKIGTPGQLLFMVLDTSTDEAFVPSSGCTGCSASASTFSPNSSTSYVPLDCSVPQCGQVRGLSCPATSSGACLFNQSYAGSSFSATLVQDSLRLAKDVISNYSFGSINAISGASIPAQGLLGLGRGPLSLLSQSGSIYSGVFSYCLPSFKSSYFSGSLKLGPVGQPKSIRTTPLLRNPHRPSLYYVNFTGISVGRVNVPLPNEHLSFDPNTGSGTIIDSGTVITRFVEPIYNAVRDEFRKQVTGPFSNLGAFDTCFVKTYETLAPAVTLHFTGLDLKLPMENSLIHSSSGSLACLAMAAAPSNVNSVLNVIANFQQQNLRVLFDTVNSKVGIAREVCN; encoded by the coding sequence ATGCAAAACCAGTTTATAAACAACCTTAAATCAACAACCATGAACCTTAAATTGGTCATTACCTTAACAATTTGCTATGTAATTTACATATGCAAGAGCAATGCTATTGATCCATGTGCATCTCAACCAGATAACTCCGACCTCAACGTGATTCCCATGTATGGAAAATGCTCACCATTCAACCCACCAAAAACTGATTCATGGGACAACAGAATCATAAACATGGCCTCCAAAGACCCGGCCCGAATGAGCTACTTATCCACATTAGTAGCCCAAAAAACCGCCTCTTCCACTCCAATTGCTTCAGGCCAGGCTTTTAACATCGGCAACTATGTTGTCCGTGTCAAAATCGGGACACCGGGTCAACTTCTCTTCATGGTCCTTGACACAAGTACCGACGAGGCTTTTGTCCCTTCCTCCGGCTGCACAGGTTGTTCCGCTTCCGCCTCAACTTTCTCCCCGAACTCTTCCACTAGTTATGTCCCATTGGATTGTTCGGTGCCACAGTGCGGTCAGGTCCGTGGGCTTTCATGCCCGGCCACAAGCTCCGGCGCGTGTTTATTCAACCAATCTTATGCAGGTTCTTCTTTCTCTGCCACACTCGTTCAAGATTCTCTTAGATTAGCTAAGGATGTTATCAGTAACTACTCTTTTGGAAGCATTAACGCTATCTCTGGTGCTTCGATTCCGGCCCAAGGGCTTTTGGGCTTGGGCCGTGGCCCGTTATCTTTATTGTCTCAATCCGGATCAATTTACTCAGGTGTTTTCTCTTACTGTCTTCCAAGTTTTAAATCTAGCTATTTTTCCGGTTCACTTAAACTCGGGCCCGTGGGCCAACCCAAAAGCATCCGAACCACACCACTTCTTCGCAATCCTCACCGTCCATCTCTCTACTATGTCAATTTCACCGGAATCAGTGTGGGTCGAGTAAATGTTCCTTTACCTAACGAACATTTATCCTTCGACCCAAACACCGGTTCCGGGACCATAATTGACTCGGGCACCGTCATAACCCGATTTGTAGAACCAATTTACAATGCAGTTAGAGATGAATTTAGAAAACAAGTGACAGGACCATTTTCAAACTTAGGAGCATTCGACACATGTTTCGTGAAGACCTATGAAACATTAGCACCAGCTGTTACGTTGCATTTCACGGGCTTGGACCTGAAATTACCAATGGAGAATAGTTTGATTCATAGCAGCTCAGGTTCGTTGGCTTGTCTTGCAATGGCAGCTGCACCGAGTAATGTGAACTCTGTGTTGAACGTGATTGCTAATTTTCAACAACAGAATTTGAGGGTTTTGTTTGATACCGTGAATAGTAAGGTTGGTATTGCCCGTGAGGTTTGTAACTAG